One window of Dehalobacterium formicoaceticum genomic DNA carries:
- the dnaK gene encoding molecular chaperone DnaK gives MAKAIGIDLGTTNSVVAVVEGGKPVVIPNAEGARTTPSVVAIAKNGERLTGQVARRQRIMNPTGTIFSMKRFMGRKFDEVASEISQVPYKVVKGPSDSVRFEIEGKLLSPEEISAQVIRKLADDASTYLGEKVTDAVITVPAYFNDAQRQATKDAGKIAGLNVLRIINEPTAAALAYGLEKNKNETILVYDLGGGTFDVSLLDVGDGIFEVRSTSGDTHLGGDDFDQRVVQWIVEEFKKDQVVDLSTDPQALQRLYEAAEKAKVELSSTQESQISLPFITADNTGPKHLDMKLTRAKLEQLIEDLVAKTKGPVNQSIQDAKISSSEIDQVILVGGSTRVPAVQQLVKTLTGGKEPNMSVNPDEVVAVGAAIQAAILMGELKDVVLLDVTPLSLGLETLGGVMTKLIEKNTTIPVQKSEVFSTAEDNQSGVEIVVLQGEREMAGDNRKLGQFKLEGIEPAPRGIPQIEVTFDIDANGILNVSAKEQKSGKEQKITISGSTSLAQDEIDRMIKEAEKNAAEDQQKRAYIELKNQADSLIYQSEKSLKEAGDSVPVHVKGRIEDLISKLQEELKNQGATEKIRSLMDELSQAAGELASTASQPETHTTGTEKKDDDVIDVDYTAE, from the coding sequence ATGGCAAAAGCAATAGGTATTGATTTAGGAACAACAAACTCAGTGGTCGCAGTAGTCGAGGGCGGCAAGCCCGTTGTCATTCCCAATGCGGAAGGGGCGAGAACCACTCCTTCTGTGGTGGCCATAGCGAAAAACGGAGAACGGTTGACGGGGCAAGTTGCCAGACGGCAGCGGATCATGAATCCCACCGGCACCATCTTTTCCATGAAACGATTCATGGGCAGAAAATTTGATGAGGTAGCATCTGAAATCAGCCAGGTACCTTATAAGGTAGTAAAGGGTCCCAGTGACTCGGTGCGTTTTGAAATAGAAGGAAAACTTCTTTCCCCGGAAGAAATCAGCGCCCAGGTGATCCGAAAATTAGCGGATGATGCCTCCACTTATCTGGGAGAAAAGGTGACAGATGCAGTCATTACCGTACCGGCATATTTTAATGACGCCCAGCGGCAAGCAACCAAGGATGCGGGGAAAATTGCCGGACTGAATGTTCTGAGAATCATTAATGAGCCGACGGCGGCAGCTTTGGCCTACGGCCTGGAGAAAAATAAAAATGAAACGATTTTAGTTTATGACCTAGGGGGCGGCACTTTTGACGTCTCTTTATTGGATGTGGGCGACGGGATCTTTGAAGTACGCTCCACCTCAGGTGATACCCATTTAGGGGGAGACGATTTTGACCAGAGGGTTGTTCAATGGATAGTGGAAGAATTTAAGAAAGACCAAGTCGTTGATCTGTCTACCGATCCCCAAGCACTGCAACGGCTTTATGAGGCGGCGGAAAAGGCTAAGGTGGAATTGTCCTCCACTCAGGAAAGTCAAATCAGCTTACCCTTTATCACAGCAGATAATACGGGGCCAAAACACCTGGATATGAAATTAACCCGGGCAAAATTGGAACAATTGATTGAAGACTTGGTGGCAAAAACCAAGGGACCTGTCAATCAATCCATCCAGGATGCCAAAATCAGTTCCTCAGAAATTGATCAGGTGATATTAGTCGGCGGATCTACTAGGGTACCTGCCGTCCAGCAGTTGGTGAAAACTTTAACTGGGGGTAAAGAACCCAATATGTCCGTCAATCCTGATGAGGTGGTAGCTGTAGGTGCCGCGATTCAGGCCGCCATTTTGATGGGAGAACTGAAGGATGTGGTACTTCTGGACGTAACGCCTCTATCCTTAGGTTTGGAAACCCTGGGGGGTGTTATGACCAAATTGATTGAAAAGAACACCACCATTCCCGTCCAAAAAAGCGAAGTCTTTTCTACCGCTGAGGATAATCAGTCCGGTGTGGAGATTGTCGTCCTACAGGGAGAAAGGGAGATGGCAGGAGATAATCGGAAATTAGGCCAATTCAAATTGGAAGGGATTGAACCGGCGCCCCGGGGCATTCCGCAAATTGAGGTCACCTTTGATATCGATGCCAACGGGATCTTAAATGTCTCGGCCAAAGAACAAAAGTCGGGCAAGGAACAAAAAATCACTATCAGCGGTTCCACCAGCTTGGCTCAGGATGAAATTGACCGTATGATTAAGGAAGCGGAAAAAAATGCAGCAGAAGATCAGCAAAAAAGAGCTTATATTGAGCTGAAAAATCAGGCGGATTCCTTGATTTATCAGTCGGAGAAAAGTTTAAAGGAAGCAGGAGATTCAGTGCCTGTTCATGTCAAAGGCCGCATTGAGGATTTAATCAGCAAGCTTCAGGAAGAGCTTAAAAACCAAGGGGCGACGGAAAAAATCCGCTCCCTGATGGATGAACTGAGTCAGGCGGCGGGAGAGTTGGCAAGCACAGCAAGCCAACCCGAGACGCATACGACAGGAACAGAGAAAAAGGATGATGATGTCATTGATGTGGATTATACGGCAGAATAA
- a CDS encoding ABC-F family ATP-binding cassette domain-containing protein, which translates to MSILTVENVSQGFGARKILEDVSFRLLKGEHVGLIGANGEGKSTFLDIITGQLMPDAGKIEWAKRVTVGYLEQHSTLAKGKSIREVLREAFQKMYDLEADMLALYDRMGETQPEELDGIMEDVGEIQELLENSGFYMIEAKIEEIAHGLGLTDIGLDRDVADLSGGQRTKVLLTKLLLQNPAILILDEPTNYLDFEHIEWLKRFLQSYENSFILVSHDMAFLNAVINVIYYMESAGLTRYTGNYEQFQQMYATKKNQELKAYEKQQQEIERMEDFIARNKARVATRGMANSRQKKLDKMEIMERPREKPKPVFQFREARAGSKIVVEARDLVLGYDEALTRPVNLSLERGEKIALRGVNGLGKSTLLKTLLGEILPFSGQVFLGENIFPGYFTQESQRNNYHTALEEVWNEYPGMGNFEVRGALARCGLTNEHITSKMLVLSGGENAKVRLCKLMLKDVNWLVLDEPTNHLDTDAQAELKKALQEFKGTILLVSHDPDFYQDWVTGIWEVEDWTTKIV; encoded by the coding sequence ATGAGCATCTTAACCGTTGAAAATGTCAGCCAGGGATTTGGTGCCCGTAAGATTTTGGAGGATGTTTCCTTTCGCCTGTTAAAAGGTGAGCATGTCGGCTTGATCGGTGCCAATGGGGAAGGAAAGTCCACCTTTTTAGATATCATTACCGGACAACTGATGCCTGATGCAGGAAAAATAGAATGGGCGAAACGTGTAACTGTAGGATATTTGGAGCAGCATTCCACATTAGCCAAGGGGAAGTCTATCAGGGAGGTGCTAAGAGAAGCCTTTCAAAAGATGTATGATCTGGAAGCTGATATGCTTGCCCTTTATGATCGTATGGGGGAGACCCAGCCTGAAGAATTAGATGGGATAATGGAAGATGTGGGGGAGATTCAAGAACTATTGGAAAACAGCGGTTTTTATATGATCGAGGCCAAAATAGAAGAGATCGCCCATGGTTTGGGCCTGACTGATATCGGTTTGGACCGTGATGTAGCGGACTTAAGCGGGGGTCAGCGCACGAAGGTGCTCTTAACAAAGCTATTGCTGCAGAATCCTGCTATTCTCATTTTAGATGAGCCTACTAACTATCTGGATTTTGAACATATTGAATGGCTGAAAAGGTTTTTACAGTCTTACGAGAATAGTTTTATTCTCGTATCCCATGATATGGCTTTTCTTAATGCTGTGATTAATGTCATTTACTATATGGAGAGTGCCGGCCTTACCCGCTATACCGGCAATTATGAGCAGTTCCAACAGATGTACGCCACAAAAAAGAACCAGGAGTTAAAGGCCTACGAAAAACAGCAACAGGAAATAGAACGCATGGAGGATTTTATTGCCCGTAACAAAGCTCGGGTAGCGACGCGGGGTATGGCCAACAGCCGCCAAAAAAAACTGGATAAAATGGAAATCATGGAACGTCCCCGGGAAAAACCGAAGCCCGTTTTTCAGTTTCGGGAGGCTCGTGCCGGAAGTAAAATCGTGGTGGAGGCCAGGGATCTGGTTTTAGGCTATGATGAAGCCTTGACCAGGCCGGTCAATCTTTCCCTGGAACGAGGTGAGAAGATTGCCCTGCGCGGTGTAAATGGCTTAGGTAAATCTACTTTGCTGAAAACCCTTTTAGGGGAGATTCTGCCCTTTTCCGGTCAGGTATTTCTGGGGGAAAATATTTTTCCCGGATATTTTACCCAGGAATCCCAGCGCAACAATTATCATACGGCCTTGGAAGAGGTCTGGAATGAATATCCGGGTATGGGCAATTTTGAGGTGCGCGGCGCTTTAGCCCGCTGTGGATTAACAAATGAACATATCACCAGTAAAATGCTGGTGCTCAGCGGTGGGGAAAATGCCAAGGTACGTTTATGTAAACTGATGTTAAAGGATGTCAATTGGCTGGTCCTGGACGAACCCACGAATCACTTGGACACGGACGCCCAGGCGGAGTTAAAGAAAGCCCTGCAAGAATTTAAAGGAACTATTCTATTGGTGTCCCACGATCCGGATTTCTATCAGGATTGGGTAACGGGCATTTGGGAGGTAGAGGATTGGACGACAAAAATTGTCTAA
- a CDS encoding Tex family protein → MTVDIPSVIAAETHIPLKKVLNTTGLLDQGNTVPFIARYRKEMTGELDENQIREIEEKLKFHRQLEQRKEEIIRLIDEQGKLTAELREKILKTMKPTELEDLYLPYRQKKRTRASMAKEKGLEPLALYLLTFPQTGSPEEEGEKYLSEEVTDGEAALQGAMDIVAEMVSEDAQIRKWVRGFWLDHGMLLVQAKDPDKDSVYRMYYENYQEAVAKIVPHRVLAINRGEREEFLHVTLDVNQDFILEYLYRRFVKTGITADLVRKAAADGYKRLIAPSIEREVRNHLTEAAETHALNVFAQNLRSLLLQAPVKGKIVLGLDPAYRTGCKWAVMDATGKVLEVGVIYPTPPHNKIREGEEELTRLVQKYRIQAIVIGNGTASRETEHFVAEFIKKSADPGLSYTIVSEAGASVYSASKLAAKEFPQLDVAERSAISIGRRIQDPLAELVKIPPQAAGVGQYQHDLPEKRLSENLSKVVESVVNYVGVDLNTASAPLLAYVAGINGTVATNIVSHRDELGGFKNRKELKKVAKLGPKTFEQCAGFLRIADGDSQLDNTAIHPESYGVAKQLLQELGLALSDVGSPEFIQPLTDISKAPKRIISLAEKIGTGVPTLTDIIDSLLKPGRDPREDLTPPIFRTDVLKIEDLQPGMVLKGTVHNLTDFGAFIDIGVKQDGLVHVSEIADRFIKHPLEVLSIGDVVTVSVLAVDVARNRISLTMKGRSYS, encoded by the coding sequence ATGACTGTGGATATTCCATCTGTAATTGCTGCCGAGACCCATATTCCCCTGAAGAAAGTATTAAATACCACGGGGCTTCTGGATCAAGGAAATACGGTGCCTTTCATTGCCCGTTACCGGAAAGAAATGACAGGAGAATTAGATGAAAATCAGATCAGGGAGATTGAAGAAAAGCTTAAATTCCATCGCCAACTGGAACAACGCAAGGAAGAAATTATACGCCTGATTGATGAACAGGGGAAATTAACCGCAGAGCTTCGGGAAAAAATTCTTAAAACCATGAAGCCGACGGAACTAGAAGATCTCTATCTTCCATATCGTCAAAAGAAAAGAACCCGCGCCAGTATGGCAAAGGAAAAAGGGCTGGAGCCTTTAGCCTTATATCTCCTGACTTTTCCTCAAACAGGATCTCCGGAGGAAGAAGGAGAAAAGTATCTATCCGAGGAGGTAACGGACGGGGAGGCTGCTCTTCAAGGTGCCATGGATATTGTAGCGGAAATGGTCAGTGAGGATGCCCAAATCAGAAAATGGGTGCGTGGGTTTTGGCTGGATCATGGAATGCTCTTAGTCCAGGCCAAGGACCCGGACAAGGATTCTGTTTATCGCATGTATTATGAAAACTATCAGGAGGCCGTGGCCAAGATCGTGCCCCACCGGGTACTGGCGATCAATCGAGGTGAACGGGAGGAATTCCTGCATGTGACACTGGACGTTAATCAGGACTTTATTCTGGAATACCTTTACCGTCGCTTTGTCAAAACGGGTATAACAGCAGATCTGGTTAGGAAGGCGGCGGCTGATGGGTACAAAAGGCTGATCGCACCTTCCATTGAGCGGGAGGTGCGGAACCATTTGACGGAAGCGGCGGAAACTCATGCTTTAAACGTTTTTGCCCAGAATCTGCGCAGCTTGCTCCTCCAGGCCCCGGTCAAAGGGAAGATTGTCTTAGGGTTAGATCCGGCCTACCGTACCGGCTGCAAATGGGCGGTGATGGATGCCACCGGGAAGGTCCTGGAAGTGGGAGTCATTTATCCCACGCCACCCCATAACAAAATTCGGGAAGGTGAAGAAGAATTAACCAGGCTGGTACAAAAGTACCGGATCCAGGCGATTGTCATTGGAAATGGCACTGCTTCCCGGGAAACAGAGCATTTTGTGGCGGAGTTTATCAAAAAATCCGCTGATCCCGGCCTTTCTTATACCATCGTCAGTGAAGCTGGGGCCAGCGTCTATTCTGCCTCCAAATTGGCAGCAAAAGAATTTCCCCAATTAGACGTAGCGGAAAGAAGTGCCATCTCCATTGGCCGCAGAATTCAAGATCCCTTGGCAGAGCTGGTGAAGATTCCTCCTCAAGCGGCAGGAGTAGGTCAGTATCAGCATGATCTGCCGGAAAAGCGGTTGTCAGAGAATTTGTCCAAGGTAGTGGAATCGGTGGTAAATTATGTGGGTGTGGATTTAAATACGGCTTCGGCCCCTCTCCTTGCTTATGTAGCCGGCATTAATGGCACAGTAGCCACCAATATTGTCAGCCACCGGGATGAACTGGGAGGTTTTAAAAACCGCAAGGAATTAAAAAAAGTAGCCAAATTAGGGCCAAAAACCTTTGAGCAATGTGCCGGATTTTTGCGCATTGCCGACGGGGATAGTCAGCTTGACAATACTGCCATCCATCCGGAGTCCTATGGGGTGGCGAAGCAGCTGCTCCAAGAGTTGGGTCTGGCTTTATCTGATGTGGGTTCTCCTGAGTTTATCCAGCCTTTGACTGATATAAGTAAAGCACCTAAAAGAATCATCTCTCTTGCTGAAAAAATCGGGACCGGTGTTCCTACCCTGACCGATATCATAGATAGCCTGCTCAAGCCCGGACGGGATCCCCGGGAGGATTTGACGCCTCCTATTTTTCGCACGGATGTTTTGAAGATCGAAGACTTACAGCCGGGCATGGTCTTAAAGGGCACGGTTCATAATTTGACTGATTTCGGCGCCTTTATTGATATTGGGGTGAAGCAGGATGGTTTGGTTCATGTCTCGGAAATTGCGGATCGTTTCATAAAGCACCCTCTAGAGGTGCTCTCTATTGGTGATGTGGTTACGGTGAGCGTGCTCGCGGTTGATGTGGCGCGTAATCGTATTTCTTTGACCATGAAGGGCCGGTCTTACTCCTAA
- the clpB gene encoding ATP-dependent chaperone ClpB, with protein MDLNRLTQKSMESLQQAETKALKYGNTEIDIEHLLVALLEQDEGLVPRILTSMDIVPENFKREVEKVLESKPRVSGPGREPGKIYVSRPVNAVLVKAEEEAKRMKDEYVSVEHIFLGMIDEAANSRLGKVFETFHITRNRFLQALTGIRGNQRVTSATPEDTYEALTKYGTELVQEARNNKLDPVIGRDGEIRHVIRILSRKTKNNPVLIGEPGVGKTAIVEGLAHRIVRGDVPEGLKNKRIFSLDMGSLVAGAKYRGEFEERLKAVLQEVKKSEGEILLFIDEIHTIVGAGKAEGSMDAGNMLKPMLARGELHCIGATTLDEYRKNIEKDAALERRFQPVMVEEPNVEDTISILRGLKERFEVFHGVRIHDNALVSAAVLSNRYISDRFLPDKAIDLVDEACALIRTEIDSLPAELDEVSRRVMQLEIEEAALRKEKDRASQERLENLQKELADLKEKMTSMKAQWENEKKAIQHVGKMREEIEQIHQEIEKAEREYDLNRAAELKYGRLPELEKALKEEENKFGSGKETSPLLREEVGEEEIARIISRWTGIPLAKLVEGEREKLLRLEEILHQRVIGQDEAVERVTDAILRARAGIKDPKRPIGSFIFLGPTGVGKTELAKTIAQTLFDTEENIIRIDMSEYMEKHAVSRMIGAPPGYVGYEEGGQLTEAVRRKPYSVILFDEIEKAHQDVFNVLLQVLDDGRITDSQGRTVDFKNTIIIMTSNIGSAYLLDGIDEEGKISESAKDLVMGELRRHFRPEFLNRVDDTIFFKPLTVGEIGSIVHLLVEELQKRLEDRHISLNLTDQAVDFIVQGGFDPVFGARPLRRFLQHHVETLIARALISGQIMDGAQVTVDSDGETLKLNWQNPEHQG; from the coding sequence ATGGATCTCAACCGTTTGACGCAAAAATCCATGGAAAGCTTACAGCAGGCGGAAACGAAAGCTTTGAAATATGGCAATACGGAAATAGATATTGAACATTTACTGGTTGCCTTACTGGAACAGGATGAAGGCCTGGTGCCTCGGATACTGACATCTATGGACATCGTACCGGAAAATTTTAAGCGGGAAGTAGAGAAGGTTTTAGAAAGCAAGCCCCGAGTCTCAGGACCGGGACGAGAGCCGGGCAAGATTTATGTCAGCCGTCCGGTCAATGCGGTATTGGTGAAGGCGGAAGAAGAAGCCAAGCGAATGAAGGATGAATATGTTTCTGTCGAGCATATTTTTTTAGGAATGATTGATGAGGCGGCGAACAGCCGTTTAGGTAAGGTTTTTGAGACCTTTCATATCACCCGCAATAGATTTCTCCAGGCTTTGACGGGGATCCGCGGTAATCAACGGGTGACCAGCGCCACTCCAGAGGACACCTATGAAGCCTTGACCAAATATGGAACCGAATTAGTGCAGGAAGCCCGGAACAATAAACTTGACCCGGTGATTGGACGGGATGGGGAAATCCGCCATGTGATCCGGATTTTGTCCAGAAAAACGAAAAATAATCCGGTACTCATCGGGGAACCTGGGGTGGGTAAGACCGCTATTGTGGAAGGGTTGGCTCATCGTATTGTCCGGGGAGATGTTCCCGAAGGATTGAAAAACAAGAGGATTTTTTCTTTGGATATGGGTTCTTTGGTGGCCGGGGCAAAATATCGGGGAGAATTTGAAGAACGCTTGAAAGCTGTTTTACAAGAGGTTAAGAAAAGTGAAGGAGAAATTCTTCTCTTTATTGATGAGATTCACACCATTGTGGGAGCCGGCAAGGCGGAAGGCTCCATGGATGCCGGTAATATGCTGAAACCGATGTTGGCACGAGGAGAACTCCATTGTATTGGGGCGACCACTCTGGATGAATATCGCAAGAATATTGAAAAGGATGCCGCCCTGGAAAGAAGATTTCAGCCGGTAATGGTGGAAGAACCTAATGTGGAAGATACCATCTCCATATTGAGGGGTTTGAAGGAACGTTTTGAAGTTTTCCACGGGGTGAGAATCCATGATAATGCTCTGGTATCTGCGGCGGTCTTGTCCAATCGCTATATCTCTGATCGGTTTTTGCCGGATAAGGCCATCGATTTAGTTGATGAAGCCTGTGCTTTAATCCGCACGGAAATTGATTCTCTTCCTGCAGAATTGGATGAGGTTTCCCGACGTGTAATGCAGCTGGAGATTGAAGAGGCGGCGCTCAGGAAGGAAAAGGACCGGGCCAGCCAGGAACGTTTAGAAAATCTGCAAAAAGAATTAGCAGATTTGAAGGAAAAAATGACCTCCATGAAAGCCCAATGGGAAAATGAGAAAAAAGCCATTCAGCATGTGGGAAAAATGCGGGAAGAAATTGAACAGATTCATCAGGAAATTGAAAAAGCAGAACGGGAATATGATTTGAATAGGGCGGCAGAATTAAAATATGGCCGCTTGCCGGAACTAGAGAAAGCTTTAAAAGAAGAAGAAAATAAATTTGGTTCCGGTAAAGAAACTTCCCCCTTGCTCAGAGAAGAGGTGGGAGAAGAAGAAATTGCCCGTATTATTTCCCGTTGGACGGGCATCCCCCTGGCCAAATTGGTTGAAGGAGAAAGAGAAAAGCTTTTGCGCCTGGAAGAGATCTTGCATCAACGGGTCATCGGCCAGGATGAAGCTGTGGAAAGAGTGACGGATGCTATTCTCAGGGCTCGTGCCGGCATTAAGGATCCTAAAAGGCCCATCGGTTCCTTTATTTTCCTCGGTCCTACCGGTGTGGGCAAGACGGAGCTGGCCAAAACCATTGCTCAAACTCTTTTTGATACGGAAGAAAATATCATTCGCATTGATATGAGCGAATATATGGAAAAACATGCTGTATCCCGTATGATTGGGGCTCCTCCCGGTTATGTAGGCTATGAAGAAGGAGGGCAATTAACAGAAGCAGTACGAAGAAAACCTTATTCGGTGATTTTGTTTGACGAAATCGAAAAGGCCCATCAGGATGTTTTTAATGTTCTGCTGCAGGTATTGGACGATGGACGTATCACTGATTCTCAAGGCCGAACCGTGGACTTTAAAAATACCATTATCATTATGACCTCCAATATTGGATCGGCCTATCTCCTGGACGGAATAGATGAGGAAGGCAAGATTTCCGAATCTGCCAAGGATCTGGTTATGGGAGAATTAAGACGCCATTTCCGCCCGGAATTTTTAAATCGGGTAGACGATACGATCTTTTTCAAACCTCTCACCGTCGGAGAGATTGGCAGCATTGTCCATCTCTTGGTGGAAGAGCTGCAAAAACGTCTGGAAGATCGTCATATTTCTCTTAATCTGACCGATCAAGCGGTTGATTTCATTGTTCAGGGTGGGTTTGATCCCGTTTTTGGGGCACGGCCCCTGCGACGATTCCTGCAGCACCATGTAGAAACGCTGATTGCGCGGGCTTTAATCAGTGGTCAAATTATGGATGGTGCTCAGGTAACGGTGGATAGTGATGGAGAGACATTGAAATTAAATTGGCAAAATCCTGAGCATCAGGGATAA
- a CDS encoding MBL fold metallo-hydrolase — MINITMMDYFDCGQAGKTCGYLIEGDHLTLVETGPGPAGEIILNTLKSKGYTPSDLKYVIVTHIHLDHAGSAGWLLNQCPNARLLVHPAGARHMADPSRLIAGAKIAYGDAYEFYEPVLPIAPERIWALEDESSLDLGERTLTFYHGKGHANHHLTIMDSLTNGLFCGDQLGVYNTELALYGIEYSLLPSAPNQFDPQAYRQSLEKIRRLRPEQLYFSHFGVKKNLTNEYLDTTLRNLDLFCALTEEAFAKGATTWQEIYDLMEVKIKDVLEELGWPKDKPLPSMYPSTIEVSAKGLVDWWTKYH, encoded by the coding sequence GTGATAAATATTACGATGATGGATTATTTTGATTGCGGTCAGGCTGGTAAAACCTGTGGTTATCTAATAGAAGGAGATCATTTAACCTTGGTGGAAACCGGCCCCGGCCCCGCCGGTGAGATAATCCTCAATACTTTAAAAAGCAAAGGGTATACCCCCTCCGACCTTAAATATGTGATTGTGACCCATATTCATTTAGATCACGCCGGATCGGCAGGATGGCTATTAAATCAATGTCCTAATGCTCGTCTATTGGTACACCCTGCCGGAGCCCGTCACATGGCAGACCCCAGTCGTCTGATTGCCGGAGCTAAAATCGCTTATGGGGATGCTTATGAATTTTATGAACCGGTGCTGCCCATTGCTCCGGAACGTATTTGGGCTCTGGAGGATGAAAGCAGTCTGGATTTGGGGGAACGCACGCTTACCTTTTATCATGGCAAGGGACATGCCAATCATCATTTAACCATTATGGACAGCCTTACTAATGGTTTGTTTTGCGGAGATCAGTTGGGCGTCTACAACACCGAGTTGGCTCTCTACGGGATTGAATACAGTCTGTTACCCTCGGCGCCCAATCAATTTGATCCTCAAGCCTACCGGCAATCCTTGGAAAAAATCAGGCGCCTTCGGCCGGAACAATTATATTTTTCCCATTTTGGCGTCAAGAAAAATCTCACCAACGAATACCTGGACACAACCCTAAGAAACCTGGATCTTTTTTGCGCGCTGACAGAAGAAGCTTTTGCTAAAGGAGCCACCACTTGGCAGGAAATCTATGATCTCATGGAAGTAAAAATCAAAGATGTTTTGGAGGAACTGGGCTGGCCAAAGGACAAACCCCTGCCCTCGATGTACCCTTCCACCATTGAGGTCAGTGCCAAAGGTTTGGTGGACTGGTGGACGAAGTACCATTAA
- a CDS encoding chaperone modulator CbpM codes for MSTNRYKIVLRCQSPGIWKERALTIEEAAFEAGVEASLIQKLLDLGLIYYQGRMEDPRISRQEVLKIQKMRRLKRDLSLNWTGAGLVLELLEEMDDLQKEIKKLKSWYGGE; via the coding sequence ATGTCGACCAACAGATATAAGATTGTACTGCGCTGTCAAAGCCCTGGCATCTGGAAAGAAAGAGCTCTGACCATTGAAGAGGCAGCTTTCGAGGCGGGAGTAGAGGCCTCTTTGATACAAAAGCTGCTGGATTTAGGTTTAATTTATTATCAAGGGCGCATGGAAGATCCCCGGATCTCCCGCCAGGAAGTGCTTAAAATTCAAAAAATGCGCAGATTGAAGCGGGATCTGTCCCTGAACTGGACCGGTGCCGGGTTGGTGCTGGAATTACTGGAAGAAATGGACGATTTACAAAAAGAAATTAAAAAATTAAAATCCTGGTATGGGGGGGAATAA
- a CDS encoding DUF4870 domain-containing protein has product MEYQAYPVTGEQKLLAIAAHLLYLLGGVGFVIAPLIILILKQDDPFVYEHAKQALVAQIMLLIAGAVVSVLCIVLIGFLLIPVLLVLGIIFVITSLIAASRVLNGRLYAYPLIQGIIRRI; this is encoded by the coding sequence ATGGAATATCAAGCTTATCCGGTGACCGGTGAACAAAAATTATTGGCCATCGCAGCCCATCTCCTGTATTTACTGGGGGGTGTTGGCTTTGTAATCGCTCCCTTAATCATCTTAATCCTGAAACAAGACGATCCTTTTGTTTATGAACATGCCAAGCAAGCTTTGGTGGCACAAATAATGCTTCTGATTGCAGGAGCGGTGGTTTCTGTTTTGTGCATCGTGCTCATTGGTTTTTTACTCATTCCTGTACTGCTGGTTCTAGGCATTATTTTCGTGATAACATCCCTGATTGCCGCCTCCCGAGTTTTAAACGGCAGGCTTTATGCTTATCCTCTGATTCAGGGAATCATTCGGCGCATTTAA
- a CDS encoding DnaJ C-terminal domain-containing protein has translation MSVKFEDYYQVLGVQRDATAKEIQAAFRKLARKYHPDVNKEPEAEQNFKKINEAYEVLKDPEKREKYDQLGANWKSGQDFTAPPGWEGFNMHYDTGGGGQSFHFGGEGDFSDFFETLFGNQGRGFSNFSGQQRGSRGQSWSQKGQDRESELQITLEDAYFGTTKTVALQMSEEQPDGRLKNTRKEIQVKIPKGVKDGSKIRLKGQGGPGFNGGPSGDLYFKINIAPHPVYSLEGTDLKTNISLSPWEAILGGKVRVPTMEGSVQITIPVGTQNGQRFRLKGKGLAGKGDLYGVAQIKIPTNLSQEEIELVKKLDQFRKDTGKEQGGS, from the coding sequence GTGAGTGTAAAATTTGAAGATTATTATCAGGTTTTAGGAGTTCAGCGGGACGCAACTGCCAAAGAGATTCAAGCAGCCTTTCGTAAGCTGGCTCGTAAGTACCATCCCGATGTGAATAAAGAACCGGAAGCAGAACAGAATTTTAAAAAAATCAATGAAGCTTATGAGGTTTTAAAGGATCCGGAGAAAAGAGAAAAATATGACCAGCTGGGCGCCAATTGGAAATCGGGGCAGGATTTCACTGCCCCGCCTGGTTGGGAAGGTTTTAATATGCACTATGATACCGGCGGCGGAGGTCAATCCTTCCATTTTGGCGGGGAGGGAGATTTCAGCGATTTTTTTGAGACACTCTTCGGCAATCAGGGGAGGGGATTCTCTAATTTTTCCGGACAACAAAGGGGTTCACGGGGTCAGAGCTGGTCCCAAAAAGGCCAGGATCGGGAATCTGAATTACAGATTACCTTAGAGGATGCTTATTTTGGCACCACTAAAACAGTGGCCCTGCAGATGTCGGAAGAACAGCCTGATGGGCGGCTAAAAAATACCCGGAAAGAAATCCAGGTAAAAATCCCCAAAGGAGTAAAGGATGGCAGCAAGATCCGTCTAAAAGGACAAGGAGGACCGGGATTCAATGGCGGGCCCTCCGGTGATCTTTATTTTAAAATCAATATTGCCCCTCATCCTGTCTATTCTCTGGAGGGTACAGATTTAAAAACCAATATCTCTCTATCCCCATGGGAAGCGATCCTGGGCGGAAAGGTACGTGTTCCTACGATGGAAGGATCTGTCCAGATCACCATTCCGGTCGGTACCCAGAATGGCCAGCGTTTCCGATTGAAAGGAAAAGGCTTAGCGGGAAAAGGTGATCTCTACGGGGTAGCCCAGATTAAGATTCCCACCAATCTCAGTCAGGAAGAAATAGAATTGGTAAAAAAATTAGATCAATTCCGTAAAGATACCGGGAAAGAACAGGGGGGATCCTGA